Proteins from a single region of Desulfolutivibrio sulfoxidireducens:
- a CDS encoding rhodanese-like domain-containing protein → MNDAAAASGGHLFSLASGEDDPGRLARRLFQLQTLYDASFELSRLVTSQAIADSFLLTAMGAMGATQGFVLILGPGSDSRILPFRGFSDSDMAALHDDPQRIRQAYFSSVVVDHRVPLSRPHILVVGKGLGPSPFPAGTEILVKWVMDETCGFVGLGNRLTGAYSEDDRTFLVSLTAMFLQFLGRTFFIEEIRRLNDELSAGNAGLQASLAESRRLGADLDRQVFHLKSVNDTVNELSGMLHSRELMQRFLLLSMGAVSAARGYLVLFSQTDGQRRIVACRGMEEDDLGAADSPQVGRLLTRLLFSPSQGASDGLRRGMAEDPAVLSEAGLPPDMPGVWFVIDDLSFGFMGLGERIASAAFDSREREYLLAATGAFTVFLRNAGLYEEKNRLIENLAAQNLTLQETLDSLTRSRREIVGLNAAKQRIKDIVLREMDRVGRVSVMDFVLILCVSLVIGVLFNSANPSGVSLIPASWSRPAIGAVDPALARSRVDQGAAVLVDARPRELYEQKHVPGAVNLPLALFDFVYGMEMADIDPAKEIVVYGGNVSRRYDDDVAALLIERGHKNVKLLSGGLDAWEKRGFSVTP, encoded by the coding sequence ATGAACGACGCCGCAGCCGCTTCAGGCGGGCATCTGTTTTCCCTGGCCTCGGGTGAGGACGACCCGGGCAGACTCGCCCGCCGCCTTTTTCAGTTGCAGACCCTCTATGACGCCTCTTTTGAATTAAGCCGCCTGGTCACCTCACAGGCCATCGCGGATTCGTTTCTCCTGACGGCCATGGGGGCCATGGGAGCCACACAAGGCTTTGTCCTGATTCTGGGGCCGGGCAGCGATTCGCGCATCCTGCCCTTCAGGGGGTTTTCCGACTCCGACATGGCCGCGCTGCATGACGATCCGCAGCGGATTCGCCAGGCCTACTTTTCCTCGGTGGTCGTCGATCATCGTGTTCCCCTGTCCCGTCCGCATATCCTCGTCGTGGGCAAGGGCCTTGGACCATCGCCTTTTCCCGCCGGCACCGAGATCCTGGTCAAATGGGTCATGGATGAGACATGCGGCTTCGTGGGCCTGGGCAACAGGCTTACGGGCGCGTATTCCGAGGATGATCGGACGTTTCTGGTGTCACTGACGGCAATGTTTTTGCAGTTTTTGGGGCGGACGTTTTTCATCGAGGAGATTCGCCGCCTCAATGACGAACTCAGTGCCGGGAACGCCGGGCTGCAGGCTTCCCTGGCCGAATCCAGGCGTCTTGGGGCCGATCTCGATCGCCAAGTCTTTCATCTTAAGTCCGTCAACGACACGGTCAACGAGTTAAGCGGCATGCTGCATTCGCGGGAACTGATGCAGCGGTTCCTGCTTCTGTCCATGGGGGCGGTGAGCGCCGCCAGGGGCTATCTGGTCCTTTTTTCGCAGACTGACGGCCAGCGCCGCATCGTGGCCTGCCGCGGGATGGAGGAAGACGACCTGGGGGCCGCGGACAGCCCCCAGGTCGGTCGCCTGCTGACCAGGCTGCTTTTTTCCCCCAGCCAGGGCGCGAGCGACGGTCTTCGCCGGGGCATGGCCGAGGATCCGGCCGTGTTGTCCGAGGCGGGACTTCCCCCGGACATGCCCGGGGTCTGGTTTGTCATCGATGACCTCAGCTTCGGATTCATGGGGCTTGGCGAGCGGATTGCCTCCGCCGCCTTCGATTCCCGGGAACGCGAGTATCTTTTGGCCGCGACCGGGGCCTTTACGGTCTTTTTGCGAAACGCCGGGCTTTATGAGGAAAAAAACCGCCTGATCGAGAATCTGGCCGCGCAGAACCTCACATTGCAAGAGACCCTGGACAGCCTGACCAGGTCCCGGCGGGAGATCGTCGGGCTCAACGCAGCCAAGCAACGCATCAAGGACATTGTCCTTCGGGAGATGGACCGGGTGGGGCGGGTCTCGGTCATGGACTTTGTGCTCATCCTGTGCGTGTCCCTGGTCATCGGCGTTCTGTTCAACTCCGCCAACCCGTCCGGGGTGTCCTTGATTCCGGCAAGCTGGAGCCGTCCGGCCATCGGGGCTGTGGATCCGGCCCTGGCCCGGTCCCGTGTGGATCAGGGGGCGGCTGTTCTCGTGGACGCCAGGCCCAGGGAACTGTATGAACAAAAGCATGTCCCCGGAGCCGTCAACCTGCCTCTGGCCCTTTTTGATTTCGTGTACGGCATGGAGATGGCGGACATCGATCCGGCAAAGGAGATCGTGGTCTACGGCGGCAACGTCAGCCGCCGCTATGATGACGATGTGGCCGCGCTTCTGATCGAACGGGGGCACAAAAATGTGAAGCTTTTGTCCGGCGGGCTCGACGCCTGGGAAAAACGCGGATTTTCGGTAACGCCATGA
- a CDS encoding MauE/DoxX family redox-associated membrane protein, with amino-acid sequence MSICSPATRTRCNVWLALGFRLYLGGLFIYASIYKINYPAEFAETIASYQLVPYYLVNAMAVVLPWMELICGTLLVAGIRPRAATAVLGGLLVLFTLAIVWVLIHGVPIGCGCFHTIEDPISWRTLARDLIWLGMAGHVFAYDRYFHLDERFMMKLSEATCDPS; translated from the coding sequence ATGAGCATCTGTTCCCCTGCGACGAGAACGCGGTGCAACGTCTGGCTGGCCCTGGGGTTTCGGCTCTACCTCGGCGGGCTGTTCATCTATGCCAGCATCTACAAGATCAATTATCCGGCGGAATTCGCTGAAACCATCGCCTCGTACCAGCTCGTGCCGTATTATCTGGTCAATGCCATGGCCGTGGTCCTGCCGTGGATGGAGCTGATCTGCGGCACCCTGCTTGTGGCGGGAATCCGCCCCCGGGCCGCAACGGCCGTGCTGGGGGGCCTGCTGGTCCTGTTCACCCTGGCCATCGTCTGGGTGCTCATCCATGGCGTGCCCATCGGGTGCGGCTGTTTTCATACCATCGAAGACCCCATTTCCTGGAGAACCCTGGCCAGGGATCTGATCTGGCTGGGCATGGCCGGGCACGTGTTCGCGTATGACCGGTATTTCCATCTCGATGAGCGGTTCATGATGAAACTTTCGGAGGCCACATGCGATCCGTCCTGA
- a CDS encoding TlpA family protein disulfide reductase, giving the protein MSGRPHPAFIPPQRPPWRGIRHGCRGAWLGAVLAVFLYRLAATAALAAPVTVAPVSLADFDALLARTDHCVVVAMASWCGPCKTELPHLAKLDRELREKGLVLYGLSVDYGGVQAMQPLVNKLGVEFPVYWAGEAAVAHYGLNPIPMLVFLKAGRIVDRILGAHDEAELRTILERFLENGAP; this is encoded by the coding sequence ATGTCCGGCAGGCCCCATCCCGCATTCATCCCTCCCCAAAGACCGCCCTGGCGCGGCATCCGCCACGGATGTCGCGGGGCGTGGCTCGGGGCCGTCCTGGCCGTATTCCTGTATCGCCTGGCCGCGACGGCGGCATTGGCCGCGCCGGTCACGGTGGCCCCGGTCTCGCTTGCGGATTTCGACGCCCTGCTGGCCCGGACCGACCACTGCGTGGTGGTGGCCATGGCCTCCTGGTGCGGGCCATGCAAGACCGAATTGCCCCATTTGGCCAAGCTTGACCGGGAACTTCGGGAAAAAGGCCTGGTGCTGTACGGGCTGAGCGTGGATTACGGCGGGGTCCAGGCCATGCAACCGCTGGTGAACAAACTCGGGGTGGAGTTTCCGGTCTACTGGGCCGGCGAGGCCGCCGTGGCCCACTACGGGCTCAACCCCATCCCCATGCTTGTTTTTCTCAAGGCGGGGCGCATCGTCGATCGTATCCTGGGCGCCCACGACGAGGCGGAATTGCGGACGATCCTCGAACGGTTCCTGGAGAACGGGGCCCCCTAA